The following are encoded together in the Bradymonas sediminis genome:
- a CDS encoding nucleotide exchange factor GrpE, protein MFETLFFFVLIAAGVLGWLAYQGRQNAAHLRALSRQKFDELSGEHDKYVGRLRRKLVDANTFGHLDFAADLLPVLDALDMAAASAEQAGAGGVDDALRDGLKLVRQEFDTVLKQHGIVRCAPEAGTAFDPNLHEAVAVVAQENEEAQRVAPGHIVECLRPGYGHKDRVLRAAAVSVAAPENHSK, encoded by the coding sequence TTGTTCGAAACACTATTCTTCTTCGTGTTGATCGCCGCGGGCGTTCTGGGTTGGCTGGCTTATCAGGGACGCCAGAATGCGGCGCATCTGCGTGCGTTGAGTCGTCAGAAGTTCGATGAACTCAGCGGTGAGCATGACAAATATGTGGGTCGGTTGCGGCGCAAGCTGGTGGACGCGAATACATTCGGGCACCTGGACTTTGCCGCGGATCTTTTGCCGGTGCTCGACGCTCTGGATATGGCGGCGGCGTCGGCGGAGCAGGCCGGCGCAGGCGGGGTCGATGATGCGCTGCGCGACGGGCTAAAGCTGGTCCGCCAGGAGTTCGACACCGTGCTGAAGCAACACGGGATTGTGCGCTGTGCGCCAGAGGCCGGAACCGCGTTTGACCCCAATCTTCACGAGGCGGTGGCGGTCGTAGCCCAAGAAAACGAAGAGGCCCAGCGCGTCGCGCCGGGCCATATCGTCGAGTGCCTTCGCCCGGGTTATGGGCATAAGGACCGCGTGTTACGCGCGGCGGCGGTGTCCGTCGCCGCGCCCGAGAATCACTCGAAATAA
- a CDS encoding BamA/OMP85 family outer membrane protein encodes MKLSTFHPALWALLAIAISTSGCASSDSARDKGAVMSPGQTTFRVKSFEIKGTEKFDADTIKKGLATQKDPGWRASIPWMPILGAEHSYYNQIDWRRDVERIKTFYSMRGYFNARIVNKSISQSAKNEEVRISITIAEGTPTRVTELNVEGLEALEPGISEEVLRDLQLKVGEVFTQEKYIEMRNTLVSRLKLRSFAYARISGRVVIDPQTQSAKVQYFLDPGPQAVFGEVHIIGNDEIDTRFIREALAIKQGVDYSARELDRAQADIYDMGVFSLVSVLPAHEASDELLREAGISKEEVALEREDAADSDSEPGADGSGSNADIYVDEEEDDEDDDEDMGMMGISGLLAAAQEQAESRTELSRDVPIIVRVKEARLWNVEVGAGVSVGTNRSDIHGLANWSSQNFLGGLRRLEHFNTAGYAWASNDSSFSLSNPFSLGGTSDASNEGVFLESRLEFRQPQFFERLTTLKSSLSLKRKVEVGYTVWNPQFTVGVERRFFRHLNLELNYQLSYFKYADVGESLLTTPELGQGFEPSYLLESLEQRATLDLRDDPFNPTAGFLTALSLQEAGSFLAGGEFDFLKVSWSNQAYVPFHLLTKWVLAGRFRAGAIYNTEPTRRDSSGNLRARSVPIENRFYAGGAASLRGLGRNNLSYFRVAAFNPTIPGDIRAVEVIPIGGMTVFEASIEPRFELAESLFGLGDLWGVLFYDVATVLNQQFYFDTKANATIEEGTATFESVAASLINGAGAGLFWLTPVGPVRADFAVTLNDLQNDPRFRICGDFARVRENVSQSGRSDCEYLPASRDPIVQQLNLDYSFFIGIGHSF; translated from the coding sequence ATGAAATTATCGACCTTCCATCCGGCGCTCTGGGCGCTCCTCGCCATCGCGATTTCGACGAGCGGCTGCGCAAGCAGCGACTCGGCACGCGATAAGGGCGCGGTGATGAGTCCGGGGCAAACCACCTTCCGGGTGAAGTCCTTCGAGATAAAGGGGACCGAGAAATTCGACGCCGACACCATCAAAAAGGGACTGGCGACTCAGAAAGATCCCGGGTGGCGCGCGTCGATCCCCTGGATGCCCATCCTGGGCGCGGAGCACTCCTACTATAATCAGATCGACTGGCGCCGCGACGTCGAGCGCATCAAGACCTTTTATAGCATGCGCGGCTATTTCAACGCGCGCATCGTCAATAAGAGCATCTCGCAATCCGCCAAAAATGAGGAAGTTCGCATCAGCATCACGATCGCGGAGGGCACTCCGACGCGGGTCACGGAGCTCAATGTAGAGGGGCTTGAAGCGCTTGAGCCGGGCATCTCAGAAGAGGTGCTGCGCGACCTGCAGCTCAAGGTCGGCGAGGTGTTCACTCAGGAAAAATATATCGAGATGCGCAACACCCTGGTCAGCCGGCTGAAGCTGCGAAGCTTCGCCTATGCGCGCATCAGCGGGCGCGTGGTCATCGACCCGCAAACCCAGTCGGCCAAGGTTCAGTACTTCCTGGACCCCGGCCCGCAGGCGGTCTTCGGCGAAGTGCATATTATCGGCAACGATGAGATCGACACCCGCTTTATCCGCGAAGCCCTGGCCATCAAGCAGGGAGTGGATTATTCAGCGCGCGAGCTCGACCGCGCCCAGGCCGATATCTACGATATGGGCGTCTTTAGCCTGGTCAGCGTGCTGCCCGCCCACGAAGCATCCGACGAGCTGCTCAGAGAAGCCGGAATCAGCAAAGAAGAGGTCGCGCTGGAGCGCGAAGACGCCGCCGACTCCGACAGCGAACCCGGCGCCGACGGCTCCGGCTCGAACGCCGATATCTATGTCGACGAGGAAGAAGACGACGAGGACGACGACGAAGACATGGGCATGATGGGGATCTCCGGACTCCTCGCCGCGGCCCAGGAACAAGCCGAGTCGCGCACCGAACTGTCGCGCGATGTGCCGATCATCGTGCGCGTCAAAGAGGCGCGCCTCTGGAATGTGGAGGTCGGCGCCGGTGTATCGGTCGGGACCAACCGCTCCGATATTCACGGGCTGGCCAACTGGTCGAGCCAGAATTTCTTGGGTGGCCTGCGCCGGCTCGAGCATTTCAACACCGCCGGTTATGCGTGGGCCTCCAACGACTCCAGCTTTAGCCTGTCCAACCCATTCTCGCTCGGCGGCACCTCCGACGCCTCGAACGAGGGGGTCTTCCTGGAGAGTCGCCTCGAATTTCGCCAGCCGCAATTCTTTGAGCGCCTGACCACCTTAAAGTCCTCGCTAAGCCTGAAGCGTAAGGTCGAAGTCGGCTATACGGTGTGGAACCCCCAATTCACCGTCGGCGTGGAGCGGCGCTTTTTTCGCCATCTCAACCTCGAGCTGAACTACCAGCTCTCCTATTTTAAATATGCCGACGTCGGCGAGTCCTTGCTCACGACCCCGGAGCTCGGGCAGGGATTTGAGCCGAGTTATTTGCTCGAGAGCCTGGAGCAGCGCGCGACGCTCGACCTTCGCGATGACCCGTTTAACCCGACCGCGGGCTTTCTGACCGCCCTCTCGCTGCAAGAGGCGGGCTCGTTTTTGGCCGGCGGTGAATTTGATTTCTTAAAAGTATCGTGGAGCAACCAGGCCTACGTGCCGTTCCACCTGCTCACGAAATGGGTGCTCGCCGGGCGTTTTCGGGCCGGGGCCATCTATAATACCGAGCCGACACGACGGGACTCCTCCGGCAACCTGCGCGCGCGCTCGGTGCCCATCGAGAACCGATTCTACGCCGGCGGCGCCGCAAGCCTTCGCGGCCTGGGGCGCAATAACCTCTCGTATTTCCGAGTCGCCGCCTTTAACCCGACCATCCCCGGTGATATCCGCGCGGTCGAGGTGATCCCGATCGGCGGCATGACGGTCTTCGAGGCATCGATTGAACCACGCTTTGAGCTGGCCGAGAGCCTCTTCGGGCTCGGCGACCTGTGGGGCGTCCTCTTTTATGACGTCGCCACCGTGCTGAACCAACAATTTTATTTCGACACCAAGGCCAACGCCACCATCGAAGAAGGGACGGCGACTTTCGAGAGCGTGGCCGCCAGCCTCATCAACGGCGCTGGCGCGGGGCTGTTTTGGTTGACCCCCGTTGGCCCGGTGCGCGCCGACTTCGCGGTCACCCTCAACGACCTGCAAAATGACCCGCGCTTTCGCATCTGCGGGGACTTCGCCCGGGTGCGCGAGAACGTCAGCCAATCGGGGCGCAGTGATTGCGAGTATCTACCGGCCTCACGCGACCCGATCGTCCAGCAACTTAACCTCGATTATAGCTTCTTTATCGGCATCGGACATTCGTTTTAA
- a CDS encoding translocation/assembly module TamB domain-containing protein gives MSTTLKTWIKRGAKTLGVLLLLVLVIAAGALLYLETRPGKRFLKNQILGAAGGALAGSLELGRIEGNLLGGVELYEIVVRDARGNIVAMIPSATAEYSLTQFVRGELKLDEIHVEEPLIIAHVYPDGVLNLTQIAKPSEEASEPSTLFISLVRAKVTDATLLYYDQKAGGEDEASAKSAPSDWFKNLNKKGEAEASPAFSELIELTTHLPAPLLGEPAANASLTMVALSKLGLDAKFNMYPGGQMSGTLAALDAEFSSNATKGAQPLSLKNIAFLQSATRLEASLERLSLGDLATIDKVSAGIDFDTEPDALGNPVVTAPSKFIAEVGALRVEDGLLRIFAPDAPVLGELHASVTIGGELEEMKVLARAGCGDDRGNTALTLGGSLSFPENMPAGLGYNVALLINDLNALDCVKLDQARTNISGAVLASGRGVDPAQLRANAAIALSDSTVGDYKISTLYLSADAADAKFALTPLVAVTPYGRVEASGNFDLNRGDYQVQLDADANPEVRELLKNASNAAMQTEFARVNLKSKGTLDLDAPSPVGKIASADLQAKWQIKGANVEAYKVRSTRGELDIGIKPGAKNNTRDLNFRADLDAIGLDTPPAKAQFIGAKANGSGTISLPVDDILAALENLSSTWELRTRDLRADGIRVSSADITAKASRSRAGAPFAWSADGTINGARFQDNRLKSANLDLRGTLDLEQQTKDGATSIAPGNLTAAGRVSARGISAGSNSVESAKVDLNVRGRLPNISGRVDVDAQGIRAGAEEIENLDAAISLSPGRQFEVHANATRVIPEEDPLSGAELNEGETPAPRRMQQLNVDARGKVSSDFQKFDFDQLELGSPEMSFSAPPGASVNLRGGGVRLSEMTLQSGETSISARGQFRTRGREDFHLELTKVELGELREKFELQSMTPPVRGEINGSLDLVGTAREPIITVDLTLRDVYYEGYGPFDLDLKGHYEKRRLHIDTFELSAYSMPVLSASGEMPLDLNLSGKIRVPLDQPVKMHVTIPEFHAENFYSALPLLEDNKVQGSIGADINLRGTVENPNINLIVDVVDAGFSGEVGNDDVEIDRISTQLRGTYRPPSVGRGGISMDYELSWRGKQIIAAYLSSPVPIAQWVRQTLDENAPPIDFSKALDNVPLELALKIAGLNLNEVPIETFAQADAAGTVTVGLNAIGTFSDPRANFSVRLDGLGWDQYRDIDVLGEMSLRDQVLRVDQFRVDWTDDPILSAEGEIPVPTEMLLGQQSLADLPIKFKTQLNEFALKRLSVIDYEFAKYKGVLAAYFQVDGTLSRPTFQGRAGLFNTKLAGGQLGTVAFEFQGGDDRIQVDGSVCRNQDTMLDLQADLPITTDILQLVAGKNLLAEGEISGSITSQKIRLSEIFPEELVSNYITDPKGTLAMDLSLSGDWKLPKVLGSVNVHDAAVTLSYFGRRFTGINLDVTATNNQVLLRELRVNEEDSFIAAKGDVQFIGIKPTTVKAEFESKEFNIGGFVPNFNAFITSNADISGDLSTQPQRLHVDFTKLNVTMPESQGGDLYPTELDDELIVLSRQRSEGDMMNIDKLLATTGQDAAKRTRTKIRVTAGRNSWLHHPIVDVNFKADVTATLGGPAIEMTGSVGTIRGTAEMIGKQFDIPEQENAVRFTGDSPPDPALDVRALHILDREITAEIGEPSDGEPRIIIRVRGRATEPSLILESDPPLSETEILYVLMTGRAPSQAGAGEESRVSSLALSAASGIFAGMLQERLSGTLPLDVVRLQPGEDGFNDLRVQIGKYVTDDIFVSYVLRLGADEGEGMNVIKLDYRFLPAWKLGFQLSNQLNGELNVFWDIY, from the coding sequence ATGAGCACCACGCTCAAAACCTGGATAAAACGCGGCGCGAAGACGCTCGGGGTGCTATTGCTTCTCGTGCTGGTCATCGCGGCGGGCGCCCTGCTCTATCTGGAGACTCGGCCGGGCAAGCGGTTCCTAAAGAACCAAATCCTCGGCGCGGCCGGCGGCGCCCTCGCCGGCTCGCTTGAGCTCGGGCGCATCGAGGGCAACCTGCTCGGCGGCGTCGAGCTTTACGAAATCGTGGTGCGCGACGCGCGCGGAAATATCGTCGCGATGATCCCCTCCGCCACCGCCGAATACTCGCTGACACAATTCGTGCGGGGCGAACTTAAGCTCGATGAAATCCACGTCGAGGAGCCGCTGATTATCGCGCATGTCTACCCGGACGGCGTGCTCAACCTGACCCAGATCGCCAAACCCAGCGAGGAAGCCAGCGAGCCCTCGACGCTTTTTATCAGCCTGGTGCGCGCAAAAGTTACCGACGCCACGCTCCTCTATTACGACCAAAAAGCGGGCGGCGAAGACGAGGCGTCCGCCAAGAGCGCGCCCTCGGATTGGTTCAAGAACCTCAATAAGAAAGGCGAAGCAGAAGCAAGCCCCGCGTTTTCGGAGCTTATCGAATTGACCACGCACCTGCCCGCTCCGCTGCTCGGCGAGCCCGCCGCGAACGCGTCGCTCACGATGGTGGCCTTGTCGAAGCTTGGGCTCGACGCCAAATTCAATATGTACCCGGGCGGCCAGATGAGCGGGACGCTCGCCGCGCTCGACGCTGAGTTTTCGAGCAACGCGACCAAGGGCGCCCAGCCGCTGTCCCTAAAGAATATTGCGTTCCTCCAATCCGCCACGCGCCTGGAGGCCTCGCTTGAGCGGCTGAGCCTCGGTGACCTGGCGACGATCGATAAGGTCTCCGCCGGCATCGACTTTGACACGGAGCCCGACGCCCTGGGCAATCCCGTCGTCACCGCCCCCAGCAAATTCATCGCCGAGGTCGGCGCGCTGCGCGTCGAGGACGGATTGCTGCGCATCTTCGCCCCGGACGCCCCGGTCCTCGGCGAGCTCCACGCCTCCGTCACGATCGGCGGCGAGCTTGAGGAGATGAAGGTGCTGGCCCGCGCGGGGTGCGGCGATGATCGCGGGAACACGGCCCTTACGCTGGGCGGGAGCCTCTCCTTTCCCGAAAATATGCCCGCAGGGCTTGGCTATAATGTCGCGCTATTAATCAATGATCTCAACGCCTTGGACTGCGTAAAGCTCGACCAGGCGCGCACGAATATCTCGGGCGCCGTGCTGGCCAGCGGTCGCGGCGTCGACCCCGCCCAATTGCGCGCGAACGCGGCGATCGCGCTGAGCGACTCGACCGTCGGTGACTATAAAATCAGCACGCTCTACCTGTCAGCGGATGCCGCAGACGCCAAGTTTGCGCTCACGCCGCTGGTGGCCGTCACTCCCTATGGGCGGGTGGAAGCGAGCGGAAATTTCGACCTGAACCGCGGCGATTACCAGGTGCAGCTCGACGCCGACGCGAACCCCGAGGTGCGGGAATTGCTCAAGAACGCGAGCAACGCCGCGATGCAGACCGAATTCGCGCGCGTAAACCTCAAAAGCAAAGGCACGCTGGACCTCGACGCACCTTCGCCGGTCGGCAAGATCGCCAGCGCTGACCTGCAGGCGAAATGGCAAATCAAGGGCGCCAATGTCGAGGCATATAAAGTTCGGTCCACCCGCGGCGAGCTCGATATCGGGATTAAACCCGGGGCCAAAAATAACACGCGCGACCTCAATTTCCGCGCCGACCTCGACGCGATCGGCCTCGACACGCCGCCTGCCAAAGCTCAATTTATTGGAGCCAAAGCAAACGGCAGCGGCACGATTTCGCTGCCGGTCGACGATATCCTCGCCGCCCTGGAGAACCTATCGAGCACTTGGGAGCTTCGCACCCGCGACCTGCGCGCCGATGGCATCCGCGTCTCAAGCGCCGACATCACCGCGAAGGCCTCGCGAAGCCGCGCCGGTGCGCCCTTCGCCTGGAGCGCCGACGGCACCATCAACGGCGCGCGATTCCAGGATAACCGCTTAAAATCCGCTAACTTAGACCTGCGCGGAACCCTCGACCTTGAACAGCAGACAAAGGACGGCGCGACGTCGATCGCCCCCGGGAACCTCACCGCGGCCGGCAGGGTTTCGGCCAGAGGCATCTCGGCCGGATCCAACTCGGTCGAGTCCGCCAAGGTCGATCTCAACGTGCGCGGTCGCCTCCCGAATATTTCGGGGCGCGTCGATGTCGACGCGCAGGGAATCCGCGCGGGTGCCGAGGAGATTGAGAACCTCGACGCCGCGATTTCTCTAAGCCCGGGGCGTCAATTCGAGGTCCACGCCAACGCGACCCGCGTGATCCCCGAGGAAGATCCGCTCTCCGGCGCCGAGCTCAACGAGGGCGAAACGCCCGCGCCACGGCGCATGCAACAGCTCAACGTCGACGCGCGCGGCAAGGTCAGCAGCGACTTCCAAAAATTCGACTTCGACCAGCTCGAGCTGGGCTCGCCCGAGATGAGCTTCTCGGCGCCGCCCGGCGCGAGCGTCAACCTGCGCGGCGGCGGGGTGCGCCTGAGCGAGATGACCCTGCAAAGCGGCGAGACCTCGATCAGCGCGCGCGGGCAATTTCGAACCCGTGGCCGCGAGGATTTCCATCTTGAACTCACCAAGGTCGAGCTCGGCGAGCTGCGCGAGAAATTCGAATTACAGAGCATGACCCCGCCGGTGCGCGGCGAAATCAACGGCAGCCTCGACCTGGTCGGGACCGCCCGCGAGCCGATTATCACCGTCGACCTGACCCTTCGGGATGTCTATTACGAGGGCTACGGCCCCTTCGATCTCGACCTCAAAGGCCATTACGAGAAGCGCCGCCTGCACATCGACACCTTCGAATTGAGCGCGTACTCGATGCCGGTGCTGAGCGCCTCCGGCGAGATGCCGCTCGACCTGAATTTGAGCGGCAAAATTCGCGTGCCCCTTGACCAACCGGTGAAGATGCATGTGACCATTCCGGAGTTCCACGCCGAGAATTTCTACAGCGCCCTGCCCTTGCTCGAAGACAATAAGGTACAAGGCAGCATCGGGGCCGACATTAACCTGCGCGGGACGGTCGAAAACCCAAATATCAACCTCATCGTCGACGTCGTCGACGCCGGGTTCTCCGGCGAGGTGGGCAATGATGACGTCGAGATCGACCGCATCTCAACGCAGCTTCGCGGCACCTACCGCCCGCCGTCGGTGGGCCGGGGCGGCATCTCGATGGACTATGAGCTGAGCTGGCGCGGCAAGCAAATCATCGCGGCCTACCTCTCCTCGCCGGTGCCGATCGCCCAGTGGGTGCGCCAGACATTGGACGAAAACGCGCCGCCGATTGACTTCAGCAAGGCGCTCGACAATGTCCCGCTGGAGCTGGCCCTGAAGATCGCCGGCCTCAACCTGAACGAGGTGCCCATTGAGACCTTCGCCCAGGCCGACGCAGCCGGCACCGTCACGGTGGGCCTCAACGCGATCGGAACATTCTCCGATCCGCGCGCCAATTTCAGCGTGCGCCTCGACGGCCTCGGCTGGGACCAATACCGCGACATCGACGTGCTCGGCGAGATGTCCCTGCGCGACCAGGTGCTGCGGGTGGACCAATTTAGGGTCGACTGGACCGACGATCCCATCCTGAGCGCCGAGGGCGAGATCCCGGTGCCGACCGAGATGCTCCTCGGCCAGCAATCGCTGGCGGATCTGCCCATCAAATTCAAGACCCAGCTCAATGAGTTCGCGCTCAAGCGATTGAGCGTCATTGACTACGAATTCGCTAAATATAAGGGCGTCCTCGCCGCGTATTTCCAGGTCGACGGGACGCTGAGCCGCCCGACCTTCCAGGGGCGCGCGGGGCTCTTCAACACCAAGCTCGCCGGCGGGCAATTGGGCACGGTCGCCTTCGAATTCCAAGGCGGCGACGACCGCATCCAGGTCGACGGCTCGGTGTGTCGCAACCAGGACACCATGCTGGACTTGCAGGCGGACCTGCCGATCACCACCGATATCCTGCAATTGGTCGCGGGCAAAAACCTGCTGGCTGAGGGTGAAATCAGCGGCAGCATCACCAGCCAAAAGATTCGCCTGAGTGAAATCTTCCCCGAAGAGTTGGTGTCAAATTATATCACCGACCCCAAGGGAACCCTGGCCATGGACCTGTCGCTGAGCGGGGATTGGAAGCTGCCCAAAGTCCTGGGGAGCGTCAATGTGCACGACGCCGCGGTGACGCTTTCGTATTTCGGGCGCCGATTTACCGGCATCAACCTCGACGTCACCGCCACCAATAACCAGGTGTTGCTGCGCGAGCTGCGCGTCAACGAAGAAGACTCGTTTATCGCGGCTAAGGGCGACGTCCAATTCATCGGGATCAAGCCCACGACCGTCAAAGCTGAGTTCGAATCCAAGGAGTTTAATATCGGCGGATTCGTCCCGAATTTTAACGCCTTTATCACCTCCAACGCCGACATCAGCGGCGACCTGAGCACGCAGCCCCAGCGCCTGCACGTGGACTTCACCAAGCTCAACGTGACGATGCCGGAGTCCCAGGGCGGCGACCTCTACCCGACCGAGCTCGACGACGAGCTCATCGTGCTGTCTCGCCAGCGCAGCGAGGGCGACATGATGAATATCGACAAGCTGCTGGCCACCACGGGCCAAGATGCGGCCAAGCGCACCCGCACCAAGATCCGCGTCACCGCCGGGCGTAATAGCTGGCTGCACCACCCCATCGTCGACGTCAACTTCAAGGCCGACGTCACCGCGACCCTGGGCGGCCCGGCGATCGAGATGACCGGCTCGGTCGGCACCATCCGCGGCACGGCCGAGATGATCGGCAAGCAATTCGACATCCCCGAGCAGGAGAACGCCGTGCGCTTCACCGGCGACTCCCCGCCCGACCCCGCGCTCGACGTGCGCGCGCTGCATATCTTGGACCGCGAGATCACCGCCGAGATCGGCGAGCCCTCCGACGGCGAGCCACGCATCATCATCCGCGTGCGCGGGCGCGCCACCGAGCCGTCGCTGATCCTCGAGAGTGACCCGCCCCTGAGCGAGACCGAGATCCTCTACGTCCTGATGACCGGCCGCGCCCCGAGCCAGGCCGGCGCCGGCGAGGAGTCCCGCGTCTCCAGCCTCGCGCTGAGCGCCGCCTCCGGCATCTTCGCCGGCATGCTCCAAGAGCGACTCTCCGGCACGCTCCCGCTCGACGTCGTGCGCCTGCAGCCCGGCGAGGACGGCTTCAACGACCTGCGCGTGCAGATCGGCAAATACGTCACCGACGACATCTTCGTGTCCTATGTGCTGCGCCTGGGCGCCGACGAGGGCGAAGGCATGAACGTCATCAAGCTCGACTACCGCTTCTTGCCGGCCTGGAAGCTCGGCTTCCAACTGAGCAACCAGCTCAACGGGGAGCTGAATGTGTTCTGGGATATTTATTGA
- a CDS encoding endonuclease domain-containing protein — MPCLRNKNTCCAENIGGYKFRRQHILKPFIVDFYCADNKVVVEVDGPHHQKPSRRRYDERRDHILRQRYDVHILRFDVRRMYENVDKVLAEILDL; from the coding sequence ATGCCCTGTCTACGCAACAAAAATACTTGTTGCGCCGAAAACATAGGTGGCTACAAATTTCGTCGGCAGCATATCCTCAAACCATTCATCGTCGACTTTTACTGTGCCGACAACAAAGTCGTGGTGGAAGTTGATGGGCCGCATCACCAGAAGCCGTCTCGACGGCGATACGACGAGAGAAGAGACCACATTTTAAGACAACGCTACGACGTTCATATTCTACGATTTGACGTGCGCCGCATGTATGAAAATGTCGACAAGGTGCTTGCCGAAATCTTGGACTTGTGA
- a CDS encoding cystathionine gamma-synthase: MHKPDHDYREFGFGTRAIHAGQEPDPTTGAVMTPIYQTSTYVQTSPGEHTGFEYSRTHNPTRYALQDCVASLEKGKHGIAFGSGCAATTTILHLLKSGDHVVSSDDVYGGTYRLFTRVFEQMDVSFDFVDMTDLEAFEASLTDKTKMVWIESPTNPLLKICDISAICEIAHARNIPVVVDNTFMSPYFQKPLELGADMVIHSMSKYINGHSDVVAGMVVCNDDTLAEQLYFLQNSMGGILGPMDSWLILRGIKTLHIRMRQHQENAERIADYLVAHPAVEKVIYPGLESHPQYDIAQKQMTGGGGMITFVMKGGLEPARKMLESVKIFALAESLGGVESLIEHPAIMTHASIPPEIRAELGISDGMIRLSVGIEDGDDLIADLEQALKA, from the coding sequence ATGCATAAGCCAGACCACGATTATCGCGAATTCGGTTTTGGAACGCGTGCGATCCACGCCGGCCAAGAGCCCGATCCCACCACCGGCGCCGTGATGACGCCGATCTATCAGACCTCGACCTACGTGCAGACCAGCCCGGGCGAGCACACCGGCTTTGAGTATAGCCGCACGCATAACCCGACGCGCTACGCGCTTCAGGACTGTGTGGCGAGCCTGGAGAAGGGCAAGCACGGGATCGCCTTCGGCTCCGGATGCGCCGCGACCACCACGATCCTGCACCTTCTTAAGAGCGGCGATCACGTCGTCTCGAGCGACGACGTCTACGGCGGCACCTACCGCCTGTTTACCCGCGTCTTCGAGCAGATGGACGTTAGTTTCGATTTCGTCGATATGACCGATCTCGAAGCTTTTGAGGCATCGCTGACCGACAAGACCAAGATGGTGTGGATCGAGTCGCCGACCAATCCGCTGCTTAAAATCTGCGATATCAGCGCCATCTGCGAGATCGCCCACGCCCGCAATATTCCGGTCGTGGTCGACAACACCTTCATGAGCCCGTATTTCCAGAAACCGCTGGAACTCGGCGCCGATATGGTCATCCACTCGATGTCCAAATATATCAACGGCCACTCCGACGTCGTCGCCGGCATGGTCGTCTGCAACGACGACACGCTCGCCGAGCAGCTCTACTTTTTGCAGAACTCCATGGGCGGCATCCTCGGGCCGATGGACTCCTGGCTGATTTTGCGCGGCATCAAGACCCTGCATATCCGCATGCGCCAGCACCAGGAGAACGCCGAGCGCATCGCCGATTATCTGGTCGCGCACCCGGCGGTCGAGAAGGTCATTTACCCCGGCCTCGAGTCGCACCCGCAATATGACATCGCCCAGAAACAGATGACCGGCGGCGGCGGCATGATCACCTTCGTCATGAAGGGCGGCCTTGAGCCCGCGCGCAAGATGCTCGAGTCGGTCAAGATCTTCGCCCTGGCCGAAAGCCTCGGCGGCGTCGAGAGCCTCATTGAGCACCCGGCCATCATGACCCACGCCTCGATCCCCCCGGAGATCCGTGCCGAACTCGGCATCAGCGACGGCATGATCCGCCTGTCGGTGGGCATCGAGGACGGCGACGACCTGATCGCCGACCTTGAGCAGGCGCTGAAGGCGTAA
- a CDS encoding cytochrome c3 family protein — translation MKTRSLSIFGLIVLALLIGLSACTDPREGYAPEQPIAFSHELHAGVNEIPCKYCHVSPGEGRHSSVPSVNTCMNCHSQVPGNTPEGKEDIKKIKKAWETGEPIEWVKVHDMPDLVVFSHQPHIMAGLDCAECHGQVNTMDVVSTQNEFNMGWCVDCHRQPENNAPIDCTTCHY, via the coding sequence ATGAAGACCCGTTCTCTCTCGATTTTCGGACTTATCGTCCTCGCCCTGCTCATCGGCCTCTCTGCGTGTACAGATCCACGCGAAGGATACGCGCCCGAGCAGCCCATCGCGTTCAGCCATGAACTGCATGCCGGCGTAAACGAAATCCCCTGCAAATATTGCCATGTAAGTCCCGGCGAGGGGCGCCATTCTTCGGTGCCCAGCGTCAATACATGCATGAATTGCCATAGCCAGGTCCCGGGCAACACCCCGGAAGGCAAAGAGGATATCAAAAAGATCAAAAAGGCGTGGGAGACCGGCGAGCCCATCGAATGGGTCAAGGTCCACGACATGCCCGACTTGGTCGTATTCAGCCACCAGCCCCACATTATGGCGGGACTGGACTGTGCCGAGTGCCACGGACAGGTCAACACAATGGACGTTGTCTCAACGCAGAACGAGTTCAACATGGGCTGGTGTGTCGATTGTCATCGCCAGCCCGAGAATAACGCGCCCATCGACTGCACGACCTGTCACTATTGA